One window from the genome of Actinomycetes bacterium encodes:
- a CDS encoding PAS domain-containing protein, with protein MAERFERPARPSPSVAPPDPATERLARLYMLTTALSGAVSAQDIVATTVRQGTAALGAVAGALALLHPDGTLETTASFGLPPRLIDTFRRFPLDTRLPIADAARSGEPVWLESLAERNRRYPNLAAVATSNEASASIPLRLGPRIVGVLGLSFARERRFTAEDRSFLLALGRLCALALDRLRLAQAAADQPPGPAGAVLGDGGGATALDVLLAAAPIGLAVMDADLRYVRINSFMAAINGRSVAEHLGRSMREVGHPALTRAAEPIVRQVLDGGAPVCDVEIAGPPGAGAGGAKRPEPTWLASYYPVTGSDGKVTGVGAVVTDITGRKAAERALSDSEARLRLALDAARMGTFDWDLRTGALRWNPNHARIFGVELEAFSGTYPGFTERIHPDDVEAVDAAIARAIEAAGSFEVEYRIARPDGAVRWALSLGQVVLDETGEPAQVTGTTLDTTESRSVRERIARAFESISDGFCAFDQGWRLTYANREAQRVLGHSEDELLDRPLYDTLPAPLGTAFQREYERAVTDSTVVEFEAFYPALDAWFEVRAYPSLDGLFVYLHDVSARQAAEAERARLLAAERETGPRWTACSA; from the coding sequence ATGGCGGAACGCTTCGAGCGGCCAGCACGGCCCAGCCCCAGCGTGGCGCCGCCCGACCCGGCCACCGAGCGCCTCGCCCGCCTGTACATGCTCACGACCGCGCTGTCAGGCGCGGTCAGCGCGCAGGACATCGTTGCCACGACCGTGCGCCAGGGCACAGCCGCGCTGGGCGCCGTCGCGGGCGCGCTCGCACTGCTGCATCCCGACGGGACGCTCGAGACCACCGCCTCGTTCGGCCTGCCGCCCAGGCTGATCGACACCTTCCGGCGCTTCCCGCTCGACACCCGCCTCCCCATCGCCGACGCCGCCCGCTCCGGCGAGCCGGTCTGGCTCGAGTCCCTGGCCGAGCGCAACCGCCGCTACCCCAACCTCGCCGCAGTGGCCACCAGCAACGAGGCATCGGCCTCGATCCCCCTGCGGCTCGGGCCGCGCATCGTCGGCGTGCTCGGCCTCAGCTTCGCCAGGGAGCGGCGCTTCACCGCCGAGGACCGGAGCTTCCTGCTCGCCCTCGGCCGCTTGTGCGCGCTCGCCCTCGACCGGCTCCGCCTGGCCCAGGCGGCCGCCGACCAGCCGCCCGGGCCGGCCGGGGCGGTGCTCGGCGACGGCGGCGGCGCCACCGCGCTCGACGTGCTGCTCGCGGCGGCCCCGATCGGGCTCGCGGTCATGGACGCCGACCTCCGCTACGTCCGCATCAACAGCTTCATGGCCGCGATCAACGGGCGCTCGGTCGCCGAGCACCTGGGCCGGTCGATGCGCGAGGTCGGCCACCCCGCCCTCACCCGGGCGGCCGAGCCGATCGTGCGCCAGGTGCTCGACGGCGGCGCGCCCGTCTGCGACGTGGAGATCGCCGGCCCTCCGGGCGCAGGCGCGGGCGGCGCCAAGCGGCCCGAGCCGACCTGGCTGGCGAGCTACTACCCGGTGACCGGTTCGGACGGGAAGGTCACCGGGGTGGGCGCGGTGGTCACCGACATCACCGGGCGCAAGGCGGCCGAGCGCGCGCTGAGCGACAGCGAAGCCCGGCTGCGGCTGGCCCTGGACGCGGCCCGCATGGGCACCTTCGACTGGGACCTGCGCACCGGCGCGCTGCGCTGGAACCCCAACCACGCCCGCATCTTCGGGGTGGAGCTGGAAGCGTTCAGCGGCACCTACCCCGGGTTCACCGAGCGGATCCACCCCGACGACGTCGAGGCGGTCGACGCCGCCATCGCCCGCGCGATCGAGGCAGCGGGCAGCTTCGAGGTCGAGTACCGCATCGCCCGGCCCGACGGCGCCGTCCGCTGGGCGCTCAGCCTGGGCCAGGTCGTGCTCGACGAGACCGGCGAGCCCGCGCAGGTGACCGGGACCACGCTGGACACCACCGAGTCCCGCTCGGTGCGGGAGCGCATCGCCCGCGCGTTCGAGAGCATCAGCGACGGCTTCTGCGCCTTCGACCAGGGCTGGCGCCTGACCTACGCCAACCGGGAGGCGCAGCGGGTCCTCGGGCACAGCGAGGACGAGCTGCTCGACCGCCCGCTCTACGACACGCTGCCGGCACCCCTGGGCACCGCGTTCCAGCGGGAGTACGAGCGCGCGGTCACCGACAGCACGGTGGTGGAGTTCGAGGCGTTCTACCCGGCGCTCGACGCCTGGTTCGAGGTGCGCGCCTACCCGTCACTGGACGGCCTGTTCGTCTACCTGCACGACGTCTCCGCCCGCCAGGCGGCCGAAGCCGAGCGGGCGCGGCTGCTCGCGGCCGAGCGCGAGACCGGGCCGCGCTGGACCGCATGCTCAGCATGA
- a CDS encoding PP2C family protein-serine/threonine phosphatase, whose protein sequence is MWEVEGEQARLVAAAPTRAGGATSVAVAAAADLPGDLAARRPVFRTEAAGAPLLTGTQGGAERGLALTVTDPLALTHALNEVFLAERPSDEAFATVCCARVPPDRASATFVVAGHPMPLLLREGVDLVDLPCGPPLGLGGDGDWQEVTVALGRTWTLLFYTDGLVEARNRPGGPDRFGEQGLIERLAELPTPAGLDGAGLDTVLAHVQELSGERFADDVAVVLIRHQPDPA, encoded by the coding sequence ATGTGGGAGGTCGAGGGCGAGCAGGCCAGGCTGGTGGCTGCCGCGCCCACCAGGGCCGGCGGCGCCACCTCCGTAGCCGTTGCCGCCGCGGCCGACCTGCCCGGCGACCTCGCGGCCAGGCGCCCGGTATTTCGGACCGAGGCGGCCGGCGCGCCCCTGCTCACCGGCACGCAGGGTGGCGCCGAGCGCGGGCTTGCGCTGACCGTGACCGACCCGCTGGCCCTGACCCACGCCCTGAACGAGGTCTTCCTGGCCGAGCGCCCCTCCGACGAGGCGTTCGCCACCGTCTGCTGCGCCCGGGTGCCCCCCGACCGGGCCAGCGCCACGTTCGTGGTCGCCGGCCACCCCATGCCCCTGCTGCTGAGAGAGGGCGTGGACCTGGTCGACCTGCCGTGCGGGCCGCCGCTCGGCCTGGGCGGGGACGGCGACTGGCAGGAGGTGACGGTCGCCCTGGGTCGCACATGGACGCTGCTGTTCTACACCGACGGCCTGGTCGAGGCCAGGAACCGGCCCGGCGGCCCTGACCGCTTCGGCGAGCAGGGGCTGATCGAGCGCCTCGCTGAGCTGCCGACTCCGGCCGGGCTGGACGGCGCCGGCCTCGACACCGTCCTCGCCCACGTCCAGGAGCTGTCCGGGGAACGCTTCGCCGACGACGTGGCCGTGGTCCTCATCCGCCACCAGCCCGACCCCGCCTGA
- a CDS encoding NDP-sugar synthase, whose translation MGAGPAARPGTEVVGFCLAAGAGSRLAPLTRRVPKPLLAPAGRPLVDLACEALLVAGAGRVVVNAHHGADLLAAHLDGRAWRAAGESAWRAAGSGSRAWRAAGDPAGCQVVREPELLGTGGGLGNARRLGLLGRGIVLVTCADVVAHPADMAELAALLERSGAQLAAGLVPARDDPLPFRLDATGRIVPDPAGGWASAGVYAVRAAALDAVPPGRSTLAESVLEPLCQRGQAQGWPLRHPWADAGTLGRLLGVSARLLAGCWPYRLPPGRLLPAGRDRGPVLVVDGSVLAPGAVVAGPGVLDRGSRIEHGAVITRVVVGPGAVVGTGATVTGSVLGPGATVEPGATVTAALLPR comes from the coding sequence ATGGGCGCCGGCCCGGCTGCGCGGCCCGGGACCGAGGTCGTCGGGTTCTGCCTTGCCGCCGGGGCGGGCAGCCGCCTGGCCCCGCTGACCCGGCGCGTGCCCAAGCCGCTGCTTGCCCCTGCCGGGCGGCCACTCGTCGATCTCGCGTGCGAGGCGCTGCTGGTCGCGGGTGCCGGCCGGGTCGTGGTCAACGCCCACCACGGCGCCGACCTGCTCGCCGCCCACTTGGACGGCCGGGCCTGGCGCGCTGCAGGCGAGTCGGCCTGGCGCGCTGCAGGCAGCGGGAGCAGGGCCTGGCGCGCTGCAGGCGATCCGGCCGGCTGCCAGGTGGTGCGCGAGCCGGAGCTGCTGGGCACCGGCGGCGGGCTCGGCAACGCCCGTCGGCTCGGGCTCCTAGGCCGGGGGATCGTGCTCGTCACCTGCGCCGATGTCGTGGCCCATCCCGCCGACATGGCCGAGCTGGCCGCCCTGCTCGAGCGGTCGGGGGCTCAGCTCGCCGCCGGCCTGGTCCCGGCCCGGGACGACCCGCTGCCGTTCCGCTTGGACGCCACCGGCCGGATCGTGCCCGACCCGGCCGGGGGCTGGGCGTCTGCCGGGGTGTACGCCGTGCGCGCGGCCGCGCTCGACGCCGTCCCCCCTGGGCGCTCCACGCTGGCCGAGTCGGTGCTCGAACCGCTCTGCCAGCGCGGCCAGGCCCAGGGGTGGCCGCTCCGCCATCCCTGGGCTGACGCGGGCACCCTCGGGCGGCTCCTCGGCGTCTCGGCCCGCCTGCTCGCCGGCTGCTGGCCCTACCGGCTGCCGCCCGGCCGCCTCCTCCCGGCCGGCCGCGACCGGGGCCCGGTGCTGGTCGTGGACGGGAGCGTGCTCGCCCCCGGCGCCGTGGTCGCCGGGCCGGGCGTGCTGGACAGGGGCAGCCGGATCGAGCACGGCGCTGTGATCACCCGCGTCGTGGTCGGCCCTGGCGCCGTCGTCGGGACGGGCGCCACGGTCACCGGCAGCGTCCTCGGCCCGGGCGCCACGGTCGAGCCGGGCGCGACCGTCACGGCCGCGCTGCTGCCCAGGTGA